Part of the Paludisphaera borealis genome, CCTCGGGGCCTCCTCATGCCTCGCCTACTCTTCCTCGCGACGGTCTTCCTGCTCGCGCCCGGATGGTCGGCCCCGCTCCAAGAGGTCGACGCGGACGAGGTGGAGTTCTTCGAGCGGAAGATCCGGCCGGTGCTGGTCGAGCATTGTTATGCATGCCATTCGGTCGAGTCGTCGACGCGGAAGAAGCTTCGCGGCGGCCTGAAGCTGGACAGTCGGGAGGGGCTGCTTCGCGGCGGCGACGGCGGACCGGCCGTCGAGCCGGGCAAGCCCGACGAGAGCCTGCTCATCGCGGCCCTTCGTCACGACGACGACTTGCGAATGCCGCCCAAGGGGAAGCTTCCGGATGAGGTCGTCGCCGACTTCGTCGCGTGGGTCCAGCGGGGCGCCGCCGACCCTCGATCCGAGCCGTCCTCCCCCGCGCGGGACGTCGAGAAAGCTCCGCCGGCCGGTCGCGATCATTGGGCGTATCAGCCGCCGGTCGACGCGCCGCCCCCGCCGGTGCGCGACGCCTCGTGGCCCGTCGGTGCGATCGACCAGTTCCTCCTCGCGCGTCTGGAGGCCGCCGGCCTGCGACCCGCCGTCGAGGCCGACCGCGCGACGCTGATCCGCCGCCTTTCGTTCGACCTGACCGGCCTGCCGCCGACTCCCGAGGAGATCGATTCGTTCATCCACGACCCAGCGCCCGTCGCCTACGAGCGACTGGTCGATCGCCTGCTCGGCTCGCCCCATTTCGGCGAGCGCTGGGGACGCCACTGGCTGGACGTGGCCCGCTTCGGCGAGTCGCTGACGCTGCGCGGCCTCGTGCTGAAGGAGGCGTGGCGATACCGAGATTACGTCATCAACGCCTTCAACGCCGACCTGCCTTTTGATCAGTTCCTCCGCGAACAGATCGCGGGCGACTTGCTCCCGGCCGCCGACCTGGAGTCCCAGCGTCGGCGGCGGATCGCCGTCACGTTCCTCCTGCTGGGCAACACGAATCTTGAGGAGCAGGACAAGGCGCAGCTCGAAATGGATTTCGTGGACGAGCAGATCGACGTGATCGGCAAGGCGATCCTGGCCCAGACGATCGCCTGCGCCCGCTGCCACGATCACAAGTTCGACCCGATCCCGACAGCCGACTACTACGCCCTGGCCGGCATCCTCCACAACGCCAAGGCGTTGAAGCACGACAACGTCTCGAAGTGGATCGAAGCCCCCCTGCCGACGTCTCCGGAACGCGAGGCCGCCGTCGCGTCGCGCGGGGACATGGCGATGAGCCTCGTGGAGTCGTCCGTGATCACCGAGGGGCGGATTCTCGTGCGGGGCAGCGTTCACAGCCCCGGCTCGCCGGTGCGGCGCGGCTGGCTGCGTGCGGCGAGCCGGGGGGGGCCGCCCTCCTTGCCGAGCGACCAGAGCGGCCGGCGCGAGCTGGCCGACTGGCTGGCCTCGGCCGACAATCCGTTGACCGCCCGCGTGATCGCCAACCGCGCCTGGCACTGGCTGTTCGGCGCCGGCCTGGTTCGCACCACCGACAACTTCGGCACGACCGGCGAGGCTCCCTCTCATCCCGAGCTGCTCGATTGGCTGGCGATCCGGTTCGTTGAAGACGGCTGGTCGATCAAATCGCTGGTGCGTCGAATCGTCCTGTCGCGGACGTATCGGCTGGCCTCGGTCGACGCTTCGAACGGCCGCGCGATCGATCCCGAGAATCGCCTGTTGGGCCGGGCCAACCGCCGTCGGCTCGACGCCGAATGCCTGCGCGACGCAATGCTGTCGGCCTCGGGCCGGCTGCGCCATGAGATGGGAGGCCGATCGTTTCCGCCCGATCTCGCGGCCGATTACGGTTTCCTGTCGCGCGATTCCCGGCGCGGCGTCTACGAGCCGGTCTTCCGCAACGCCCTGCCCGCTCTGTTCACGGTGTTCGATTTCGCCGACCCGAGCATGGTCGTCGGCCGGCGCGACGCGAGCATCGTGGCCCCGCAGGCGCTGTTCCTGATGAACAATCCGTTCGTGCTGGAGCAGGCGCGCCACGCCGCCCGCCGCTTGCTCGCTGAGCCGGCGGCCGACGCTTCCGACCGACTCGGCACCGCCTATCTGCGGGTGCTCGGCCGGGCGCCGACCGAGTCGGAACGCCGCATTACGCTCGATTTTCTGGCCCGATCGTCGGCCGAAGACGATGAGGAAGCGTGGTCGCACGTCGTTCACGCCCTGTTCGAGTCGGCCGACTTCCGAAGCTTGTAAGCCGTCCACCCGGAGAATCGCACGTGCCCGGACCCATCCCCCGCCGCGAAATTCTGAAAGCCGCCGGCTGTGGATTCGGCTATCTGGCGCTCGCCGGGCTGGCCGACCAGCAGGCCCGCGCCGGCGTGGTCGATCCGACGGCCCCGCGCGCTCCTCACTTCGCGCCCCGGGCGAAGCGCGTCATCTTCCTGTTCATGCAGGGGGGAGTGAGCCAGGTCGATTCGTTCGATTACAAGCCTCGCCTTGAGCGGGACGCGGGCAAGCAACTCGGCTTCGACGACGCCCGCGTGCTGGCCAACACCGGGATGAGAGGATCGTCGCAACTGATCATGAAGTCCCCCTGGAAATTCGCCCGGCACGGCGAGTCCGGCCGTTGGGGCTCGGACCTGTTTCCCGAGTTGAACCAATGCGTTGATGATCTCTGCTTCATCCACTCGATGCACACCGAGGGGGTCGCCCACGGGCCGGCCACGCTGTTCCTCCACACCGGGTCGGCGACCTCCGTGCGGCCGTCGATGGGGTCGTGGGTCCTCTACGGCCTGGGGACCGAGAACCGGGACTTGCCCGGCTTCGTCTCGATCGCCCCGACCAGCGGCAACGGCGGGACGCGGAACTACGGCAACGCCTTCCTGCCGGCCGCGTTTCAGGGGACCGCGCTGGGCAAGGCGGGCGGGCGAGCTTCCGAGGCCCGCTTCCGCGACCTCGCCAGCCTTGGCCAGACCGACGACTCGCGCCGCCGCCACTTTGGGCTGCTCCGCGAGTTGAACGCCGAGCGTTTGCGGCGAAGCCCCGGCGACTCCGAGCTGGAGGCGCTGGCCGCTTCGTATGAGCTGGCCTGGCGGATGCAGGACAGCGCGCCGGGCGTGCTCGACCTCGCGGGCGAATCGAAGGAAACGCTTTCGCTTTACGGCGTCGGAACGCCCGAAACCGACGACTTCGGCCGCCAGTGCCTGTTGGCCCGGAGGATGTGCGAGTCGGGGGTGCGGTTCGTCCAGGTGACCTACGGCGACGGCACGGCGAACCCCGCGTGGGACCAGCACGCGAACCTCGCCAAGCACTCCGACCACGCCCGCGCGGTGGATCGGCCGATCGCCGGATTGCTGCGCGACCTGAAGCGGCGGGGGCTGCTCGACGACACGCTCGTCTGGTGGGGCAGCGAGTTCGGACGCACCCCTTACGCCGAGAAGAAAGGGACGGGCCGCGACCACAACCCGGGGGGCTTCACCGTCTGGCTGGCCGGCGGCGGCGTGAAGCCCGGCTTCGCCTTCGGCGCCACCGACGACTTCGGCCATCAGGCCGTCCAGGATCGGGTCCACATGCACGACCTCCACGCCACGATCCTCCACCTGCTCGGCGTCGACCACGAGCGCCTCACGTATCGCTACGCCGGCCGCGACTTCCGCCTCACCGACGTCCACGGCCGAGTCGTACGCGAACTTTTCGCCTGAACGGAGTAGAGTGAAGCCCTCACCACTTCCTGCTTAACCGCTCCTCGAGTTCCATTCATGACGCGCTCCACGACTCTGCGGCGAATCCGATGGCTTTCCTTCGGCCTTGTGTCGGCGATAGCCGCGGTCGCGGCGCTGTCGAGCCCTCGCGTCGGCTTGCGGGGCGCTCACGACGCGCGCGTCGGCTCCGGACGGGCGTACGCTTTACTCGGCGACCTGCCCGTGGAACATCGGGGACGCGTGAAACCCCTCAATAGCATGGCCGCCGAAGAAGTCGAACGGATTTACGGCCGGTCCGCCATCAAACTCCTCGGCCCCGACGGCAAGGCGACGGCGAGCTGGGAACCCGTGGCGGCGGTCCTGGACTGGTCGGCCCGTCCTGAGTTCTGGGACGATCAAGACATCATTCTGGTCGACTACCCGCCGTTGAAACGCCTGCTCCTGGAGGCGTCGATCCGTGAGCAGGTCCGATCGTTGGCCGGCGTGGAAACGTCCGTGGTCGGAAAGTTGCTCCAGGCGCTGGCCGCGCAGCCGGAGCTGGCCGAGGCCGACCTGCGCGCAGCGGCGCATCAGGCGGGCGAAGCAAGCACGACGGGGAAGACTCTCGACGCCTTGGCCGCCAAGATCGGCGGGGATCTCAAGTGGCTCTCGCCGCGCGTGCTCGAGAAGACTCAGCTTCAGCACGAAGGTCGCACGCTCA contains:
- a CDS encoding PSD1 and planctomycete cytochrome C domain-containing protein; this translates as MPRLLFLATVFLLAPGWSAPLQEVDADEVEFFERKIRPVLVEHCYACHSVESSTRKKLRGGLKLDSREGLLRGGDGGPAVEPGKPDESLLIAALRHDDDLRMPPKGKLPDEVVADFVAWVQRGAADPRSEPSSPARDVEKAPPAGRDHWAYQPPVDAPPPPVRDASWPVGAIDQFLLARLEAAGLRPAVEADRATLIRRLSFDLTGLPPTPEEIDSFIHDPAPVAYERLVDRLLGSPHFGERWGRHWLDVARFGESLTLRGLVLKEAWRYRDYVINAFNADLPFDQFLREQIAGDLLPAADLESQRRRRIAVTFLLLGNTNLEEQDKAQLEMDFVDEQIDVIGKAILAQTIACARCHDHKFDPIPTADYYALAGILHNAKALKHDNVSKWIEAPLPTSPEREAAVASRGDMAMSLVESSVITEGRILVRGSVHSPGSPVRRGWLRAASRGGPPSLPSDQSGRRELADWLASADNPLTARVIANRAWHWLFGAGLVRTTDNFGTTGEAPSHPELLDWLAIRFVEDGWSIKSLVRRIVLSRTYRLASVDASNGRAIDPENRLLGRANRRRLDAECLRDAMLSASGRLRHEMGGRSFPPDLAADYGFLSRDSRRGVYEPVFRNALPALFTVFDFADPSMVVGRRDASIVAPQALFLMNNPFVLEQARHAARRLLAEPAADASDRLGTAYLRVLGRAPTESERRITLDFLARSSAEDDEEAWSHVVHALFESADFRSL
- a CDS encoding DUF1501 domain-containing protein — encoded protein: MPGPIPRREILKAAGCGFGYLALAGLADQQARAGVVDPTAPRAPHFAPRAKRVIFLFMQGGVSQVDSFDYKPRLERDAGKQLGFDDARVLANTGMRGSSQLIMKSPWKFARHGESGRWGSDLFPELNQCVDDLCFIHSMHTEGVAHGPATLFLHTGSATSVRPSMGSWVLYGLGTENRDLPGFVSIAPTSGNGGTRNYGNAFLPAAFQGTALGKAGGRASEARFRDLASLGQTDDSRRRHFGLLRELNAERLRRSPGDSELEALAASYELAWRMQDSAPGVLDLAGESKETLSLYGVGTPETDDFGRQCLLARRMCESGVRFVQVTYGDGTANPAWDQHANLAKHSDHARAVDRPIAGLLRDLKRRGLLDDTLVWWGSEFGRTPYAEKKGTGRDHNPGGFTVWLAGGGVKPGFAFGATDDFGHQAVQDRVHMHDLHATILHLLGVDHERLTYRYAGRDFRLTDVHGRVVRELFA